From Pseudomonas fluorescens, one genomic window encodes:
- a CDS encoding biliverdin-producing heme oxygenase, translating to MTAADSTQRPSLRSQRLNQITNEPHAKLDALVKAHAPFETQANFARFVVAQYLFQSELVALYNDAELIAIVPDLAERCRAEAAKADLADLDTEVPAPVAGAVSNPSKAEALGWIFVSEGSKLGAAFLIKRAVGLGLSETFGARHLGEPAGGRAEGWKSFIKTLDGLTFSAEEEAAVEKGAIDAFNRFTVLLEQAYASAPELA from the coding sequence ATGACCGCTGCCGACTCTACCCAACGCCCGAGCCTGCGTTCGCAACGCCTGAATCAGATCACCAACGAGCCGCATGCCAAGCTCGACGCGCTGGTCAAGGCCCATGCGCCCTTTGAAACCCAGGCCAACTTCGCCCGTTTCGTGGTGGCCCAGTACCTGTTCCAGTCGGAACTGGTCGCGCTGTACAACGATGCGGAACTGATCGCCATTGTCCCCGACCTCGCCGAGCGCTGCCGTGCCGAGGCCGCCAAGGCTGACCTGGCCGACCTCGACACCGAAGTGCCGGCGCCGGTCGCCGGTGCCGTGAGCAACCCGAGCAAAGCCGAAGCCCTGGGCTGGATCTTCGTTTCCGAAGGTTCGAAACTCGGTGCCGCGTTCTTGATCAAGCGCGCCGTGGGCCTGGGCCTGAGCGAAACTTTCGGTGCCCGTCACCTCGGCGAGCCGGCCGGTGGTCGCGCCGAAGGCTGGAAAAGCTTTATCAAGACCCTCGACGGCCTGACCTTCAGCGCTGAAGAAGAAGCAGCGGTGGAGAAAGGCGCCATCGATGCCTTCAACCGCTTCACCGTGCTGCTGGAACAGGCTTACGCCAGCGCGCCTGAGTTGGCTTGA
- a CDS encoding YbaN family protein: MPRLVTSKLARILFALLAYVSLAIGLVAIVIPGLPTTEFILLAAWAATKSSPRLSAWLENHRLFGPILSNWRNGRIIARRAKVSATASMLLCAGLMLVMLDHGWPIYMAIAGMSLGNAWIWSRPESVPSPS; the protein is encoded by the coding sequence ATGCCTCGCCTCGTCACCTCCAAACTTGCCCGTATTCTTTTTGCTCTCCTGGCTTACGTCAGCCTGGCAATCGGCCTCGTCGCGATCGTCATTCCCGGGTTGCCCACCACCGAGTTCATCCTGCTGGCCGCCTGGGCCGCAACCAAAAGCTCGCCGCGCCTGAGTGCCTGGCTGGAAAACCACCGGCTGTTTGGCCCGATCCTGAGCAACTGGCGCAATGGCCGAATCATTGCCCGCAGGGCCAAGGTCAGCGCTACCGCCAGCATGTTGCTGTGCGCGGGCTTGATGCTGGTAATGCTCGACCACGGCTGGCCCATTTACATGGCGATCGCCGGGATGAGCCTGGGTAATGCGTGGATCTGGTCGCGACCGGAATCGGTTCCCAGCCCATCCTGA